One genomic window of Candidatus Baltobacteraceae bacterium includes the following:
- a CDS encoding DUF190 domain-containing protein produces the protein MELTSAGRATLMRIFVDEADRSDKGPLYAAIIEELRRNGFAGATVLKGIEGFGAHREVHAARSVDYASNLPVVVEVAETEEKIQAIVPVLCAMIPEGLITLERITMRLIGKAP, from the coding sequence GTGGAGCTTACCAGCGCTGGGCGCGCGACGCTCATGCGGATCTTCGTCGACGAGGCCGATCGCAGCGACAAAGGGCCGCTGTACGCGGCAATCATCGAGGAGCTGCGCCGCAACGGATTTGCCGGCGCGACCGTGCTCAAGGGCATCGAGGGCTTTGGCGCGCATCGCGAGGTGCACGCCGCGCGCAGCGTCGATTACGCGAGCAATCTCCCGGTGGTCGTCGAGGTGGCCGAAACCGAGGAGAAAATCCAAGCGATCGTTCCGGTGCTGTGCGCAATGATCCCCGAGGGGCTGATCACCCTCGAGCGCATCACCATGCGTTTGATCGGTAAGGCGCCGTGA
- the crcB gene encoding fluoride efflux transporter CrcB: MNRPVELLAVFVGGGLGSLARYLTGLVFLQRFGPGFPYGTLAINLAGCFLIGIVAELAQTRAFGIGSSARLFLVVGVLGGFTTFSTFAYDAVTLAGEALSIPAIVYVLASVAGGIIAAFAGIVVVRLSS; encoded by the coding sequence GTGAATCGCCCGGTTGAGCTGTTGGCGGTTTTCGTCGGCGGCGGCTTGGGTTCGCTCGCGCGCTATCTCACCGGTCTCGTCTTCCTACAACGTTTCGGACCGGGCTTTCCCTACGGAACGCTCGCCATCAATCTCGCGGGCTGTTTCTTGATCGGTATCGTCGCCGAGCTCGCGCAGACGCGTGCGTTCGGCATCGGGTCCAGCGCGCGGTTGTTCCTCGTCGTCGGCGTTCTCGGCGGCTTTACGACGTTTTCAACCTTCGCCTACGATGCCGTCACGCTCGCCGGCGAGGCGCTTTCGATTCCGGCGATCGTCTACGTCTTGGCCAGTGTCGCCGGCGGTATCATCGCCGCCTTTGCCGGCATCGTCGTGGTGCGTTTGTCATCCTGA
- a CDS encoding adenosine kinase, which yields MPQPTLDVVGIGNAIVDIIASADDAFLETHAMSKGGMMLVDQQRAEAIYARMGPTMISSGGSAGNTIAGIASLGGRTGYIGKVRDDEFGNAFRHDITAAGTIFRTPAATEGPATAQCLILVTPDSQRTMNTYLGACVNIGSDDIDEDLIRSAQYTYLEGYLYDDPAAKRAFHAAAEVAHSAKRCVALSLSDAFCVERHRSDFLALVEHHVDVLFGNRGEIEALFECGWDEAIAHLRPLTDLAAITRGPGGSVVITKNDVIEVAAEPVDRVVDTTGAGDLYAAGFLFGLTRGVPLRECGRLGSIAAAEIIGHFGARPQTPLHTLVPAATLS from the coding sequence ATGCCGCAACCAACCCTTGACGTCGTCGGTATCGGAAATGCGATCGTCGACATTATCGCATCGGCCGACGATGCATTTCTCGAAACGCACGCCATGTCAAAGGGCGGCATGATGCTCGTCGACCAGCAACGCGCCGAAGCGATCTACGCGCGAATGGGCCCCACGATGATCTCGTCGGGGGGATCGGCCGGCAACACGATCGCCGGTATCGCATCGCTGGGCGGCCGTACCGGTTACATTGGGAAAGTCCGTGACGACGAGTTCGGCAACGCGTTTCGCCACGATATCACGGCGGCGGGTACGATCTTCCGCACCCCCGCGGCGACTGAAGGTCCGGCGACCGCGCAGTGCCTGATACTCGTGACACCCGATTCGCAGCGCACGATGAACACCTACCTCGGAGCTTGCGTCAATATCGGGTCAGACGATATCGACGAAGACCTCATCCGTTCCGCGCAGTACACGTATCTCGAAGGGTATCTCTACGACGATCCGGCCGCCAAGCGCGCGTTCCATGCGGCCGCCGAGGTCGCGCATTCCGCTAAGCGTTGCGTCGCACTGTCGCTTTCGGACGCCTTCTGCGTCGAACGGCACCGCAGCGATTTCCTCGCGCTGGTCGAACATCACGTCGACGTGCTGTTCGGCAACCGGGGCGAGATCGAAGCGCTCTTCGAATGCGGATGGGACGAAGCGATCGCGCACCTCCGGCCGCTCACCGATCTCGCGGCGATCACGCGCGGCCCCGGCGGTTCGGTCGTCATCACGAAAAACGACGTCATCGAAGTTGCCGCCGAACCCGTCGATCGCGTCGTCGACACGACCGGTGCCGGCGACCTTTATGCCGCCGGCTTTCTGTTCGGCTTGACGCGAGGCGTCCCGTTGCGCGAGTGCGGACGTTTGGGGAGCATCGCCGCAGCCGAGATTATCGGCCACTTTGGCGCCCGCCCGCAAACGCCGCTGCACACGTTGGTACCGGCAGCGACGTTATCGTAG
- a CDS encoding proline dehydrogenase family protein, with protein sequence MLDRPLRAAILAAADNTAVRRVVTRYGFRLGAARFVAGESADDFLRVAADLNAQGFAVACGILGEGVRDRAEATAAADTYCELLRTFAARRLDANVAFKLTHVGLDLDPELAYDNAARIAQAALDTGNTMRMDMEQSRYVDSTLATYRRLRERFENVGFVLQSCLHRSLDDLRALTPLRPNVRLVKGAYLEPPEIAFPKKRDVDDSYLRLAENALSNEGYTCIATHDPAIVEHVRAFAARKGLPKRGRFEFQMLYGISTPLARKLIDEGYRVRLAVPFGSFWFPYLMRRLAERPANLAFFLRGALGR encoded by the coding sequence ATGCTCGACCGTCCTTTGCGCGCTGCGATTCTTGCCGCCGCCGATAATACGGCCGTTCGCCGCGTCGTGACGCGCTACGGTTTCCGCTTGGGAGCCGCGCGTTTTGTTGCCGGGGAGAGCGCCGACGACTTCCTACGCGTGGCCGCCGATCTCAACGCACAAGGCTTTGCGGTTGCGTGCGGCATTCTCGGCGAAGGCGTTCGCGATCGCGCAGAGGCAACGGCGGCGGCCGATACCTATTGCGAGCTTTTGCGGACGTTTGCCGCACGCAGGCTCGATGCCAACGTTGCGTTCAAGCTGACGCACGTGGGCCTCGATCTCGATCCCGAACTTGCCTACGATAACGCGGCCCGGATCGCGCAGGCCGCGCTCGATACTGGCAACACGATGCGTATGGATATGGAACAGTCGCGCTACGTCGATTCGACCCTCGCCACGTACCGCCGGCTGCGCGAGCGCTTCGAGAACGTTGGCTTCGTTCTGCAGTCGTGCTTGCACCGTTCGCTCGACGATCTTCGGGCGCTGACGCCGTTGCGTCCCAACGTTCGGCTGGTCAAGGGCGCGTATCTCGAGCCGCCGGAAATCGCCTTTCCGAAGAAACGCGATGTCGACGATAGCTATTTGCGCCTTGCCGAGAACGCGCTGTCCAACGAAGGATACACGTGTATTGCGACGCACGATCCGGCGATCGTGGAGCACGTGCGCGCCTTCGCGGCGCGCAAGGGTCTTCCGAAACGAGGCCGGTTCGAGTTTCAAATGCTCTACGGCATTTCCACACCACTGGCACGCAAGCTGATTGATGAGGGATACCGCGTGCGCCTGGCCGTACCGTTCGGCAGTTTTTGGTTTCCCTATCTCATGCGGCGCCTTGCCGAGCGCCCCGCCAATCTGGCGTTCTTCCTGCGCGGAGCTTTGGGGCGATGA
- a CDS encoding dihydrodipicolinate synthase family protein produces the protein MSALRKGVWSAVLTPVDRQLRPDPRKAVEYYDWLLHEGIDGLNVLGSNGEAPSFGTGQRIRYMEAIAQSGLPRDRMMIGTGTTSLEDTVRLTQTALDCGFAAALIMPPFFFRDAGDDGVVAFFAALLARIDDPGRRLMLYNWPAVSGITFHTALVDRLIGEFPHAICGMKDTSNNEPLQRDVLARHPDLAVFPSSEEFLTTAREYGASGCISGSVALWPQLSQRVWQTGEGAERLVRLRHCIAGPNMLVRVRYLTSRMRDDDAWERPMPPLVPMTMEEKGALEAAVSRCA, from the coding sequence ATGAGCGCGTTGCGTAAGGGCGTGTGGTCGGCGGTGTTGACCCCGGTCGACCGGCAGCTGCGACCCGACCCGCGCAAAGCCGTCGAGTATTACGACTGGCTGCTGCACGAGGGCATCGATGGTCTCAACGTGCTCGGCAGCAACGGCGAAGCGCCGTCGTTCGGCACCGGCCAACGGATTCGCTATATGGAAGCGATCGCGCAAAGCGGTCTTCCCCGCGACCGCATGATGATTGGAACCGGTACGACGTCGCTCGAAGATACCGTGCGTCTCACGCAAACCGCGCTCGACTGCGGATTTGCCGCCGCGCTGATCATGCCGCCCTTTTTCTTTCGCGACGCGGGCGACGACGGCGTCGTCGCATTTTTTGCGGCTCTACTGGCAAGGATCGACGATCCGGGACGACGCTTGATGCTGTACAACTGGCCGGCCGTGAGCGGCATCACGTTCCACACGGCTCTCGTCGACCGGCTGATCGGCGAGTTTCCACACGCTATTTGCGGCATGAAAGACACGTCCAACAACGAGCCGCTCCAGCGCGACGTCCTCGCGCGTCATCCCGACTTGGCCGTTTTTCCGAGCTCCGAAGAGTTTCTCACGACGGCGCGTGAGTACGGCGCATCGGGCTGCATTTCGGGTTCGGTCGCGCTTTGGCCGCAGCTCTCGCAGCGCGTGTGGCAAACCGGTGAGGGCGCCGAACGCCTGGTGCGACTGCGTCACTGCATCGCCGGACCGAACATGCTCGTGCGGGTGCGCTACCTTACGTCGCGAATGCGCGACGACGATGCGTGGGAACGTCCGATGCCGCCGCTCGTGCCGATGACGATGGAAGAGAAGGGCGCGCTCGAAGCGGCCGTCAGCCGCTGCGCTTGA
- a CDS encoding patatin-like phospholipase family protein: MKALVLSGGGAHGAYEAGVASALLQRERYDVICGVSIGAINAALIAAGTVENALERFWHQEFPTHARELFPHVPRLRRLIDHVGSIGYGNPWRDAMGVARAASALPFLRKLGEYHKSSLAAVHEALGKMVDFDCLQTSLLIGATNASQASAAVFRAFVKDVDMPRRARLTEYHDLTRENFVMALLASSAMPGLFSPVELAFGEQHNLYADGCIVHTSPLGIAVDNGATEVTVVFVDCERNALAEGSTLGLAEMAYNIATLWQQRLIDYELRIAQATNEIVRLGGAQDKRQITIRQVRPEKPLELDMLAFDDRDALVCAFERGVKDGSVVPRVMLPATPALPAALASAPDTFWETLRRVFGNTALKRSG, translated from the coding sequence ATGAAAGCGTTGGTTCTGAGCGGCGGCGGAGCGCACGGTGCCTACGAGGCAGGTGTCGCATCTGCTCTTCTCCAGCGCGAGCGATACGACGTGATCTGCGGCGTCTCGATCGGCGCGATCAACGCAGCGCTCATTGCAGCCGGCACGGTAGAGAACGCGCTCGAACGCTTTTGGCACCAGGAGTTTCCGACCCACGCCCGCGAGCTCTTTCCACACGTACCGCGCCTGCGGCGCCTGATCGATCACGTCGGCTCGATCGGCTACGGCAACCCGTGGCGCGACGCGATGGGGGTGGCGCGCGCGGCGTCAGCGCTGCCGTTCCTTCGCAAGCTTGGTGAGTACCATAAGTCGAGTTTGGCCGCCGTCCACGAAGCGCTGGGGAAGATGGTGGACTTCGATTGCTTGCAGACGTCACTGCTCATCGGCGCCACCAACGCCTCACAAGCGTCGGCCGCCGTCTTCCGGGCGTTCGTCAAGGACGTGGACATGCCGCGCAGAGCGCGACTCACCGAATATCACGACCTGACCCGCGAGAACTTCGTCATGGCGCTGCTGGCATCGTCGGCGATGCCGGGGCTCTTCAGCCCAGTCGAGTTAGCATTCGGCGAGCAGCACAACCTTTACGCCGACGGCTGCATCGTGCATACGTCGCCGCTCGGCATAGCGGTCGATAACGGCGCGACCGAAGTCACCGTCGTCTTCGTCGATTGCGAGCGCAATGCGCTGGCCGAAGGATCGACGCTCGGCCTGGCGGAGATGGCTTACAACATTGCGACGCTTTGGCAACAGCGCCTGATCGACTACGAGCTGCGCATCGCGCAGGCTACCAACGAAATCGTGCGCCTGGGAGGAGCTCAGGACAAGCGGCAGATCACCATTCGTCAAGTTCGCCCGGAAAAACCGCTGGAACTCGATATGCTGGCGTTCGACGATCGCGATGCGCTCGTCTGCGCGTTCGAGCGAGGCGTCAAAGACGGCAGCGTGGTGCCGCGGGTGATGCTTCCGGCAACGCCGGCTCTGCCGGCCGCTCTCGCATCGGCGCCCGACACGTTCTGGGAGACGTTGCGCCGGGTCTTCGGGAATACCGCGCTCAAGCGCAGCGGCTGA
- a CDS encoding beta-galactosidase family protein, translating to MIAGGQFFSGEMHYPRIPREYWRARLEMAYAMGLDAVSTYVFWNLHEPQPERFDFAGPNDVAEYVRLAAQCGLAVVLRPGPYVCAEWDLGGLPAWLLANPEMRLRTAHDSYMTPVRRWLRRLGTELAPLQRSRGGPIVAVQLENEYGAFGDDASYLSAMRTALDDAGFGESPFYTVDQPGDVGRGALADIAVASTFAPGDPERDLAILRELRPLQRPICGEYWAGWFDHWGEPHQLRDDAQQIRDVAWMAQSDCSFNVYMLHGGTNFGFTNGANGSEREPYAPVTTSYDYLAAIDEAGRPRPKYFAFRDAIAAVRKVPLRPVPPAPQILEIEEFALQECASLEPLLRDAVRVERPQSMEAFGQAFGFALYRTTLGDACAGLLEIDAVRDYATVMLDGAVAGSLDRRTGSTGLHLPARPAGATLDILVENCGRINYGPLIEAERKGIERSVRYNGGELLDWQIFPLPLDDFSPLKFDGGVRAAPAFFRGTFDVSQTHDTFLDMRGFGKGVLFVNGRNLGRYWSAGPQDALYVPGAWLRPGVNEVIVFETAGVRKAYIRGANGPFVRAL from the coding sequence GTGATCGCCGGCGGCCAGTTCTTCAGCGGCGAGATGCATTACCCGCGAATACCGCGGGAATACTGGCGCGCGCGATTGGAGATGGCGTACGCCATGGGGCTCGACGCCGTGTCGACGTACGTGTTCTGGAATCTGCACGAACCTCAACCGGAGCGCTTCGATTTCGCGGGGCCTAACGACGTCGCCGAATACGTCCGGCTCGCTGCCCAGTGCGGACTGGCGGTCGTGCTGCGGCCGGGGCCGTACGTGTGCGCGGAGTGGGATCTCGGCGGCTTGCCGGCGTGGCTGCTGGCAAATCCGGAGATGCGCCTGCGCACCGCGCACGATTCGTACATGACTCCGGTACGGCGATGGCTGCGCCGGCTCGGAACGGAGCTTGCGCCCCTGCAGCGTTCGCGCGGCGGCCCGATCGTCGCCGTGCAGCTTGAAAACGAATACGGTGCGTTCGGCGACGACGCGTCCTACCTATCGGCGATGCGTACCGCACTCGACGACGCCGGCTTCGGCGAATCGCCTTTTTACACCGTCGATCAGCCGGGCGACGTCGGACGCGGCGCACTTGCCGATATCGCCGTCGCATCGACGTTTGCCCCCGGCGACCCCGAGCGAGACTTGGCGATCCTGCGCGAGCTGCGGCCGCTGCAGCGTCCGATCTGCGGTGAATACTGGGCCGGCTGGTTCGATCATTGGGGCGAACCGCACCAGTTGCGCGACGACGCCCAGCAGATTCGCGACGTGGCGTGGATGGCGCAATCCGACTGTTCGTTCAACGTGTACATGCTGCACGGCGGCACCAACTTCGGTTTCACCAACGGCGCCAACGGTTCGGAGCGCGAGCCGTACGCGCCCGTGACGACGAGTTACGACTATCTGGCGGCCATTGACGAAGCGGGGCGGCCGCGGCCAAAATACTTTGCCTTTCGCGATGCGATCGCCGCGGTTCGCAAGGTGCCGCTGCGACCCGTACCGCCGGCTCCGCAGATCCTGGAGATCGAGGAGTTCGCGTTGCAGGAGTGCGCTTCGCTCGAACCGCTGCTGCGCGACGCGGTCCGGGTCGAGCGGCCGCAGTCGATGGAAGCGTTCGGACAAGCGTTCGGATTTGCGCTCTATCGAACGACGCTTGGGGACGCTTGCGCCGGGCTGCTCGAGATCGACGCGGTGCGCGACTACGCAACGGTCATGCTCGACGGCGCCGTTGCCGGCAGCTTGGACCGTCGCACCGGTTCGACCGGATTGCATCTCCCCGCGCGTCCCGCCGGCGCAACGCTCGATATCCTGGTAGAAAACTGCGGCCGAATCAACTACGGTCCGCTCATCGAGGCCGAGCGTAAGGGTATCGAACGGTCGGTACGTTACAACGGCGGCGAACTGCTCGACTGGCAAATCTTCCCGCTGCCGCTCGACGATTTTTCGCCGCTGAAGTTCGACGGCGGCGTGCGGGCCGCGCCCGCGTTCTTCCGCGGAACGTTTGACGTTTCGCAGACGCACGATACGTTTTTGGACATGCGCGGCTTCGGCAAGGGTGTGCTCTTCGTCAACGGGCGAAACCTCGGCCGGTACTGGTCGGCCGGACCGCAAGACGCGCTCTACGTCCCGGGCGCCTGGCTGCGCCCAGGCGTAAATGAAGTCATCGTTTTTGAGACTGCCGGCGTACGCAAGGCCTATATAAGAGGGGCAAACGGCCCATTCGTTAGAGCTTTATGA
- a CDS encoding UDP-glucose--hexose-1-phosphate uridylyltransferase yields the protein MAERRFNPLTREWVLVSSHRIERPWLGERSQAPVPAAQRYDPTCYLCPGNERANHERNPHYTSTYVFENDFPALVPEVTPAVRHAQDDIVVRQEVAGECRVLCFSPRHDLHFESMPESEIVEIVDCWAAQYEELGALPFVNAVTIFENRGSMMGASNPHPHGQIWAESSIPNELAKECVSLREHWKTSGECLLCAYAAFEVERKERLIYLDDRTVVMVPFWATWPFEAMILGRRHRGSLDEYDAQERASLARAIKTLVTRYDRLFGVPFPYSMGFHQRPCDGDEHAEWHAHAHYYPPLLRSASVRKYMVGYEMLGQPQRDLTAEDAAKHLRDA from the coding sequence ATGGCCGAGCGGCGATTCAATCCATTGACGCGGGAGTGGGTGCTGGTTTCTTCGCATCGCATCGAGCGGCCGTGGCTGGGCGAACGATCTCAGGCGCCGGTACCGGCGGCGCAGCGTTACGACCCTACGTGCTACCTCTGCCCCGGCAACGAACGCGCGAACCATGAACGCAATCCGCACTACACGTCGACGTACGTGTTCGAAAACGACTTCCCGGCATTAGTACCCGAGGTCACTCCAGCCGTTCGACACGCTCAGGACGACATCGTCGTGCGGCAAGAGGTTGCCGGGGAATGCCGCGTTCTCTGCTTCTCGCCACGCCATGACTTGCACTTCGAATCGATGCCGGAGAGCGAGATCGTGGAGATCGTCGATTGTTGGGCGGCACAATATGAAGAACTCGGTGCGCTGCCCTTCGTCAACGCGGTGACGATCTTCGAGAATCGCGGCTCGATGATGGGTGCGAGCAATCCGCATCCGCACGGACAAATCTGGGCCGAGTCGTCGATTCCAAACGAACTCGCGAAAGAATGCGTATCCTTACGCGAGCATTGGAAAACGTCGGGCGAGTGTCTGCTCTGCGCGTACGCCGCCTTCGAGGTCGAGCGGAAGGAGCGGCTTATCTACCTCGACGATCGCACGGTCGTGATGGTGCCGTTCTGGGCAACGTGGCCGTTCGAAGCGATGATTCTCGGACGACGGCACCGCGGATCGCTCGACGAGTACGATGCTCAAGAGCGCGCGAGCCTCGCGCGCGCCATCAAGACGCTCGTCACCCGGTACGATCGCCTGTTCGGCGTACCGTTTCCGTATTCGATGGGCTTTCATCAACGGCCGTGCGACGGTGACGAGCATGCCGAATGGCACGCGCACGCACACTACTATCCGCCGCTCCTGCGCTCGGCAAGCGTTCGCAAGTACATGGTCGGCTACGAGATGCTGGGGCAGCCGCAACGGGATCTCACCGCCGAGGACGCGGCTAAGCACTTACGCGACGCGTGA
- a CDS encoding MBOAT family protein, with translation MKRLVRLSNVLLVAVLLFVAADALLFYTPIYRNVVDPDSSAGDFEAARRVLLDFTANPRTDVLVVGDSRIYSGLDPATAAAAAGGELRFVNGGVRGTTPRCWYYFLHEIDPTARRFHALVIPVDTYADDDSAIGSIDGDQREQDLHYLVFAVAPAQIPKIAGTFDGLTMQLTTGLDLLLRGPILRDDIQAFAADPGARFAAIARARAKPFYAPLVWHPREETLEGMRVDFRRNQIQYPPGVTPEVRAAMPAQVLRIPHASPTYAAYRREWLYPIVKRYVAAGTPVIFVRIPTRPAHRNSGEALGASLKALARSGLARLLPAQGYMSLEQPALFADHDHLNRDGSLRFSELLGRDVARALAGSAPPQHSLIGPMPPASTLQFPIQSMRWGIGAAVLVAIVAAFFYVLPTMWRRYLLLIASYVFYAAWNGWYVVFLFALTASDFFIALALERTFGRRRRLLLAAGVAANLAFLGTFKYANLTTATISALFGVHPDPWLVNWIVPIGISFHTFQSISYLVDVYRAKTPAIRSAPDYALYIAFFPQLLSGPIVRAGLFFGELLHWKPPNASDVAYAAGRITFGLFKKLAIADQFAPAVDAYFGASGAHPGAPAAWTAAFAFSMQIYFDFSAYTDIAVGTARLFGFVFPENFNLPYLATSVTDFWHRWHMTLSTWLRDYLYIPLGGSRGGRLSTIRNLMITMLLGGLWHGAQWTFVAWGGLHGLFLAFERITGIGKVNPSNRPMVALRALLTFTAVTLAWIPFRAQSFSQAFEIYRAMFTGGPGSSTIAGWCAVIAGAVVLFGIVRIALGENAVRFTWAALPRFAQASAITAMLLGAELFSWPGAAETFIYFKF, from the coding sequence ATGAAGCGCTTGGTGCGTCTTTCCAACGTCCTGCTTGTGGCGGTGCTGCTCTTTGTTGCTGCCGACGCGTTGCTCTTCTACACGCCCATCTATCGAAACGTGGTCGACCCGGATTCGAGCGCGGGCGACTTCGAGGCGGCGCGCCGCGTTTTGCTCGACTTCACGGCGAACCCACGCACCGACGTACTCGTCGTCGGCGACTCTCGCATCTACTCGGGGCTCGATCCGGCGACGGCGGCTGCTGCTGCCGGAGGAGAGCTGCGTTTCGTTAACGGCGGCGTCCGCGGAACGACGCCGCGATGCTGGTATTACTTCCTGCACGAAATCGATCCGACGGCACGGCGCTTTCACGCCTTGGTCATTCCGGTCGATACCTACGCCGACGACGACAGCGCCATCGGAAGCATTGACGGCGACCAGCGCGAGCAAGACTTACACTACTTGGTTTTTGCGGTCGCGCCGGCACAGATTCCGAAGATTGCCGGAACCTTCGACGGGCTGACCATGCAGCTCACGACCGGCCTCGACTTATTGTTGCGCGGGCCGATTCTGCGCGACGACATTCAGGCCTTTGCCGCCGATCCCGGCGCCCGGTTCGCCGCCATCGCGCGAGCTCGTGCGAAGCCGTTCTATGCGCCGCTCGTATGGCATCCGCGCGAGGAGACGCTCGAGGGAATGCGCGTCGACTTCCGCCGGAATCAGATTCAATACCCGCCCGGCGTTACACCGGAGGTGCGCGCGGCCATGCCCGCGCAGGTTCTGAGGATCCCACACGCCAGCCCAACCTATGCGGCGTATCGCCGCGAGTGGCTCTATCCGATCGTGAAGCGCTACGTTGCGGCGGGCACGCCGGTCATCTTCGTGCGCATTCCGACGCGCCCAGCGCACCGAAACTCCGGCGAGGCGCTCGGGGCGTCGTTGAAGGCGCTCGCACGGAGCGGGCTCGCACGCCTGTTGCCGGCTCAAGGCTACATGAGCTTGGAGCAGCCGGCACTCTTCGCCGATCACGATCATCTCAATCGCGACGGCAGCCTGCGCTTTAGCGAGCTTCTCGGTCGCGACGTCGCGCGCGCGCTCGCCGGCTCGGCCCCGCCACAGCATTCGTTGATCGGGCCCATGCCGCCGGCGTCCACGCTGCAGTTCCCAATACAATCGATGCGCTGGGGCATCGGCGCCGCCGTTTTGGTCGCGATCGTCGCCGCGTTTTTCTACGTGCTACCGACGATGTGGCGGCGATACTTGCTATTGATCGCAAGCTACGTCTTCTACGCCGCCTGGAACGGGTGGTACGTCGTTTTTCTCTTCGCGCTGACCGCGAGCGATTTTTTTATTGCCTTGGCCTTGGAACGAACGTTCGGGCGCCGCCGGCGGCTGCTGTTGGCGGCCGGCGTCGCCGCCAACCTCGCATTCTTAGGTACGTTCAAATACGCCAACCTCACCACCGCAACGATCTCGGCGCTGTTCGGCGTTCATCCCGATCCGTGGCTGGTCAATTGGATCGTCCCAATCGGCATCAGCTTCCACACCTTTCAAAGCATCTCGTATCTCGTCGACGTCTACCGCGCCAAGACGCCGGCTATCCGCAGCGCGCCGGATTACGCGCTCTATATCGCGTTCTTTCCGCAGCTGCTGTCGGGCCCGATCGTACGCGCGGGGCTGTTCTTCGGCGAGCTGCTGCATTGGAAGCCTCCGAACGCAAGCGACGTGGCCTACGCCGCCGGCCGCATCACTTTTGGGCTTTTCAAGAAACTGGCGATCGCCGATCAGTTTGCGCCGGCCGTCGACGCCTATTTCGGCGCAAGCGGCGCTCACCCGGGTGCGCCCGCGGCGTGGACCGCCGCCTTTGCATTTTCGATGCAAATTTACTTCGATTTTTCCGCCTATACCGATATCGCCGTCGGAACCGCGCGGCTCTTCGGATTCGTCTTTCCGGAGAACTTCAATCTGCCGTACCTCGCAACGAGCGTCACGGACTTCTGGCATCGCTGGCACATGACGCTCTCGACGTGGCTGCGCGACTACCTGTACATTCCCCTGGGCGGAAGCCGCGGCGGCCGGCTGAGCACGATACGCAACTTGATGATCACGATGCTGCTCGGCGGCCTTTGGCACGGTGCCCAGTGGACTTTCGTTGCATGGGGCGGTTTGCACGGGCTGTTCTTAGCCTTCGAGCGCATCACCGGCATCGGCAAAGTCAATCCTTCAAACCGGCCGATGGTAGCGCTGCGAGCGCTGCTCACGTTCACCGCGGTCACGCTCGCGTGGATTCCGTTCCGAGCGCAGAGCTTTTCGCAAGCGTTCGAAATCTACCGTGCAATGTTCACCGGCGGTCCGGGATCTTCGACGATTGCCGGCTGGTGCGCCGTGATCGCGGGTGCCGTCGTACTCTTTGGGATCGTGCGCATCGCGCTGGGCGAAAACGCCGTACGCTTTACGTGGGCCGCCCTTCCTCGGTTTGCGCAAGCGAGCGCCATTACTGCGATGCTGCTGGGAGCCGAGCTATTCTCGTGGCCCGGCGCCGCCGAGACCTTCATCTACTTCAAGTTCTAG